The bacterium HR34 genome includes the window TTTCAGGAACTTGAACTTCCTGTTCTTGGTTTTCTTCTGTTTTTTGTTCATCTGCCATAATTTTTATTATTAATTAATTTTAATTTTTAATTTATAAAAATCGACCATTTTATTGTTTTTTCTTTTGTATCTCAGATAAAGCCATAACTAATTTTCTCATATTACCTTGCAGAACATTTTGGAAGCCTGAAATTGGATAAGAAAGAAGCCAAATAAGTTTTCCTTGAAGTTCTTTTTTACTGGGCAAGGCTGCTAAAGCCTCTATTTCTTGTTTTTCTTTTAATTCTCCTGCAAAAATTCCTCCTAAAATATTAAGTTTTTTAAGTTTTTTTGATATTTTAGAAATTATTTTTACAGGTTCTATTTCATCTTCGAAACCTAAAATCAAACCAAATTGCCCCTCATATTTTTTTCTATCAAAAGGAATATTAAAATATTTTAAAGCTAATCCTACAAGAGTTTTTTTAACAACTGTGAATATAGCATTTACTTTTTTTAAGTCCTTTTTTAGCGCCTCTATATCTTTTGTTGCCGTACTCTTAAAGTCAACAAAAACAGCGATTTTTTGTTTCTGAAAATTTTCTTTTAACTGTTCTAATACTTTTTGTTTTTGTTCTCTTGTTTTTGGCATATTTTTGATATTTGTTTATAAAATTAAAAAACTGCCTTTTTCCAAAGACAGCAAAAATTTACACAATAACTAATTTTAAAACTTTTGCTTTTCCTCGGCAGGACTTATTTTTGCCTGTTGCCTGCTGTCTTCGGAAAATAGAAACTTCTGAAAAATAAAAAAAAGGGAAGAGATTAATAATTAGGTAGGTACCCAGAGTCAATAAGGTCCTTTCTGCTCTGATTCCCCTGGCTCTTTCATACTTTTAATTTTATATAGTCATATATTTTTGTCAAGTTTTTGTATGAGATGAGTATAAATCTACTTTGATAAACAATCATTACTTTTCCAACCTTTCACAACCGTGAAAGTGTGAAGAAGTAATAAATTTTATTAATCAATTTCAATTATTTCTTTAATTTTTTACCTTAAAAATTTAAACTTATTTTGTTTGTGTTCTTCAAAGGTTTTTGAGAAAATCGTTTTTCTATCTTTTGTTGTTAAATAGAACCAATAGTCTGACTCTATTGGATTTAAGGCTGCTTCTATGCTTTCAATTCCAGGGTTTGCAATCGGAGTTGGAGGAAGGCCTTTATATTTATATGTGTTGTAAGGAGAGTCAATTTCTAGATCTTTTCCAGATAGAGCCGGCTTTTTTTCTTCAAGAATATAATTTAAGGTTGCATCTACTTGCAAGAGCATATTATTTTCAATACGCTTCCATAAAATTCCAGCAACGATTTTTTTGTCTTCTTTATTTTTTACTTCTTTTTCTAAAATAGACGCTATTTTCAAAACATTGTATAAGTCTTTAATATCTTTACCTTTCAGGTTTTCTTTATAATTTTCATACACTGGAGTTGCTTTTTTCTCAAAGTTTTTTAACATAATTCTAACAAAATTTTTTTCGTCTATCCCAAAGGGAATTTTGTAAGTGTCAGGAAATAAAAATCCTTCCAAACTTTCAGCATCATCTAAGAAAGAAAACTCGTCTTTAAAATCTGACGCTTTCAGGTTTGACAATTTTAACTCTATTTTTTCAATATTATATTTTTCTACTATTTCTTTAATTTTTGCGTTTGCAATATCTTCTATTTCTTTTATTGTTTTCCCTTCTGGAATAGTTATATTTATTTCATACTCGGTGCCTTTTGTGAGTTTTTTTATAAGGTTGTAAAGTGTTTCGTTTTTTTCTATATAATAATAACCTGCCTTCAAATCAGAAAATAAAAGAAAAACAGGCTTCATAAAGATATTTTTAGGTATTATTTTTTGCTGTTCTAAATTATTCAAAACCTCAAAA containing:
- the rplJ gene encoding 50S ribosomal protein L10; amino-acid sequence: MPKTREQKQKVLEQLKENFQKQKIAVFVDFKSTATKDIEALKKDLKKVNAIFTVVKKTLVGLALKYFNIPFDRKKYEGQFGLILGFEDEIEPVKIISKISKKLKKLNILGGIFAGELKEKQEIEALAALPSKKELQGKLIWLLSYPISGFQNVLQGNMRKLVMALSEIQKKKQ
- the mltG gene encoding Endolytic murein transglycosylase; its protein translation is MSLKSTLLIIFLISFLISIVISTLFTTTQKEKIFEVKKGQSAFEVLNNLEQQKIIPKNIFMKPVFLLFSDLKAGYYYIEKNETLYNLIKKLTKGTEYEINITIPEGKTIKEIEDIANAKIKEIVEKYNIEKIELKLSNLKASDFKDEFSFLDDAESLEGFLFPDTYKIPFGIDEKNFVRIMLKNFEKKATPVYENYKENLKGKDIKDLYNVLKIASILEKEVKNKEDKKIVAGILWKRIENNMLLQVDATLNYILEEKKPALSGKDLEIDSPYNTYKYKGLPPTPIANPGIESIEAALNPIESDYWFYLTTKDRKTIFSKTFEEHKQNKFKFLR